In the genome of Carassius carassius chromosome 47, fCarCar2.1, whole genome shotgun sequence, one region contains:
- the havcr2 gene encoding hepatitis A virus cellular receptor 1 homolog, producing MIVFLFFISSNMCVTSCSESSKMVVGQVGDTVNLPCKYDINTNGLVNVCWGRQQSLFSCENTVISSDGSQVTFRESNRFGLASGLERGDVSLTIKAAQKSDVGMYVCRIEIPGLFNDISHNVYLFIRNGLDPKRVISETQLVPTTANQEKQDATDVYMYEAVAVVHTEDTMETFIVNTVRVGAIVFIPGLIIALLFRLRRPESTPAEGECKNLPDFPDQQPHTDML from the exons ATGATTGTCTTTCTCTTCTTCATCTCATCAAATATGTGTGTAACAT CCTGCAGCGAATCATCAAAAATGGTGGTTGGACAAGTTGGGGATACAGTTAACCTTCCATGTAAATATGACATTAACACTAATGGCCTAGTGAATGTTTGTTGGGGGAGACAACAGTCATTGTTCAGCTGTGAGAACACTGTTATCTCCTCCGATGGCTCGCAAGTGACCTTCAGAGAGTCAAACAGATTCGGCTTGGCCAGTGGACTGGAGCGAGGGGATGTTTCACTTACCATAAAGGCTGCTCAAAAGAGCGATGTTGGGATGTATGTCTGCCGTATCGAGATTCCTGGACTTTTCAATGACATCAGTCACAATGTCTATCTGTTCATCAGAAATG GACTGGATCCCAAGAGAGTCATCTCAGAAACGCAACTGGTCCCTACAACAGCAAATCAGGAAAAACAAG ATGCTACCGACGTCTACATGTATGAAGCAGTTGCAGTAGTCCATACTGAG GATACAATGGAAACATTTATCGTAAACACTGTAAGAGTCGGGGCCATTGTCTTCATCCCGGGTTTGATCATCGCACTTCTGTTCA GACTGCGGCGCCCAGAGAGCACACCAGCTGAAGGAGAATGTAAAAATCTGCCAGACTTCCCAGACCAACAACCACACACAGATATGCTATGA
- the havcr1 gene encoding hepatitis A virus cellular receptor 1 isoform X4, with translation MTDFQSWFFASWILCYLSISKCSDIIVQSFEGESVILPCKYDSKYHGKCAICWMIGDIPNMGCGNEIIGSDGDKVVRTQSSRYQLEGRIKHGDVSLTILNVKKTDSGKYGCRIHVPGLFNDEKYYVHLIVKDVETSTTHESSSIVSSTNAPESSTIGLWLSDTTYETSYDNRESSSLENKDSVNASAVIVPVLLLLLALIVIAVILIWKRKKKTRVSVDITQNSETSVIYSNSGSSLGLYNRDMALENIFQIHPENEYEQWH, from the exons ATGACTGATTTTCAAAGCTGGTTCTTTGCATCCTGGATTCTCTGTTATCTATCAA TTTCTAAATGCAGCGACATCATTGTACAGAGTTTCGAGGGTGAGAGTGTCATTTTGCCATGCAAATATGACAGCAAATATCATGGAAAATGTGCCATATGCTGGATGATAGGAGACATTCCCAATATGGGTTGTGGTAATGAAATTATTGGAAGTGATGGAGATAAAGTGGTTAGGACACAATCATCCAGATACCAGCTGGAGGGAAGAATAAAGCATGGAGACGTGTCTCTGACAatcctaaatgtaaaaaaaactgacTCTGGCAAATATGGATGCCGAATACATGTGCCTGGACTGTTTAATGATGAGAAGTATTACGTCCACTTGATTGTTAAGGACG TGGAAACGAGCACAACACACGAGAGTTCTTCAATCGTCAGTTCAACAAATGCTCCTGAGAGCAGCACTATTGGATTGTGGCTCTCTGACACAACATACG aaacctcaTATGATAATCGTGAATCGTCCTCTTTGGAAAACAAGGATAGT GTAAATGCGTCAGCAGTGATTGTGCCTGTCCTCCTGTTACTGTTGGCTTTGATTGTCATTGCTGTCATTCTGATAT GGAAGCGCAAGAAGAAAACCAGAGTTTCGGTAGACAT AACCCAGAACTCGGAGACCTCTGTCATCTACAGTAACTCTGGCAGCAGTTTGGGCCTGTACAACAGAGATATGGCTCTGGAAAATATCTTTCAAATACACCctgaaaatgaatatgaacagTGGCATTAA
- the havcr1 gene encoding hepatitis A virus cellular receptor 1 isoform X1 — MTDFQSWFFASWILCYLSISKCSDIIVQSFEGESVILPCKYDSKYHGKCAICWMIGDIPNMGCGNEIIGSDGDKVVRTQSSRYQLEGRIKHGDVSLTILNVKKTDSGKYGCRIHVPGLFNDEKYYVHLIVKDAIIPTTWETTSMSSSTSEHETTGVFSTALTEAPGPTTPEPLVTTSSGLITSESQTTETSGVETSTTHESSSIVSSTNAPESSTIGLWLSDTTYETSYDNRESSSLENKDSVNASAVIVPVLLLLLALIVIAVILIWKRKKKTRVSVDITQNSETSVIYSNSGSSLGLYNRDMALENIFQIHPENEYEQWH; from the exons ATGACTGATTTTCAAAGCTGGTTCTTTGCATCCTGGATTCTCTGTTATCTATCAA TTTCTAAATGCAGCGACATCATTGTACAGAGTTTCGAGGGTGAGAGTGTCATTTTGCCATGCAAATATGACAGCAAATATCATGGAAAATGTGCCATATGCTGGATGATAGGAGACATTCCCAATATGGGTTGTGGTAATGAAATTATTGGAAGTGATGGAGATAAAGTGGTTAGGACACAATCATCCAGATACCAGCTGGAGGGAAGAATAAAGCATGGAGACGTGTCTCTGACAatcctaaatgtaaaaaaaactgacTCTGGCAAATATGGATGCCGAATACATGTGCCTGGACTGTTTAATGATGAGAAGTATTACGTCCACTTGATTGTTAAGGACG CCATTATTCCAACAACTTGGGAAACTACATCCATGTCGAGCAGCACATCTGAGCATGAAACCACAGGAGTTTTCAGCACTGCCTTGACAGAGG CACCTGGTCCAACCACACCAGAGCCTTTGGTAACCACTAGTTCTGGGCTTATAACCTCTGAATCACAGACCACTGAAACCTCAGGAG TGGAAACGAGCACAACACACGAGAGTTCTTCAATCGTCAGTTCAACAAATGCTCCTGAGAGCAGCACTATTGGATTGTGGCTCTCTGACACAACATACG aaacctcaTATGATAATCGTGAATCGTCCTCTTTGGAAAACAAGGATAGT GTAAATGCGTCAGCAGTGATTGTGCCTGTCCTCCTGTTACTGTTGGCTTTGATTGTCATTGCTGTCATTCTGATAT GGAAGCGCAAGAAGAAAACCAGAGTTTCGGTAGACAT AACCCAGAACTCGGAGACCTCTGTCATCTACAGTAACTCTGGCAGCAGTTTGGGCCTGTACAACAGAGATATGGCTCTGGAAAATATCTTTCAAATACACCctgaaaatgaatatgaacagTGGCATTAA
- the havcr1 gene encoding hepatitis A virus cellular receptor 1 isoform X2: MTDFQSWFFASWILCYLSISKCSDIIVQSFEGESVILPCKYDSKYHGKCAICWMIGDIPNMGCGNEIIGSDGDKVVRTQSSRYQLEGRIKHGDVSLTILNVKKTDSGKYGCRIHVPGLFNDEKYYVHLIVKDAIIPTTWETTSMSSSTSEHETTGVFSTALTEVETSTTHESSSIVSSTNAPESSTIGLWLSDTTYETSYDNRESSSLENKDSVNASAVIVPVLLLLLALIVIAVILIWKRKKKTRVSVDITQNSETSVIYSNSGSSLGLYNRDMALENIFQIHPENEYEQWH; the protein is encoded by the exons ATGACTGATTTTCAAAGCTGGTTCTTTGCATCCTGGATTCTCTGTTATCTATCAA TTTCTAAATGCAGCGACATCATTGTACAGAGTTTCGAGGGTGAGAGTGTCATTTTGCCATGCAAATATGACAGCAAATATCATGGAAAATGTGCCATATGCTGGATGATAGGAGACATTCCCAATATGGGTTGTGGTAATGAAATTATTGGAAGTGATGGAGATAAAGTGGTTAGGACACAATCATCCAGATACCAGCTGGAGGGAAGAATAAAGCATGGAGACGTGTCTCTGACAatcctaaatgtaaaaaaaactgacTCTGGCAAATATGGATGCCGAATACATGTGCCTGGACTGTTTAATGATGAGAAGTATTACGTCCACTTGATTGTTAAGGACG CCATTATTCCAACAACTTGGGAAACTACATCCATGTCGAGCAGCACATCTGAGCATGAAACCACAGGAGTTTTCAGCACTGCCTTGACAGAGG TGGAAACGAGCACAACACACGAGAGTTCTTCAATCGTCAGTTCAACAAATGCTCCTGAGAGCAGCACTATTGGATTGTGGCTCTCTGACACAACATACG aaacctcaTATGATAATCGTGAATCGTCCTCTTTGGAAAACAAGGATAGT GTAAATGCGTCAGCAGTGATTGTGCCTGTCCTCCTGTTACTGTTGGCTTTGATTGTCATTGCTGTCATTCTGATAT GGAAGCGCAAGAAGAAAACCAGAGTTTCGGTAGACAT AACCCAGAACTCGGAGACCTCTGTCATCTACAGTAACTCTGGCAGCAGTTTGGGCCTGTACAACAGAGATATGGCTCTGGAAAATATCTTTCAAATACACCctgaaaatgaatatgaacagTGGCATTAA
- the havcr1 gene encoding hepatitis A virus cellular receptor 1 isoform X3, translated as MIGDIPNMGCGNEIIGSDGDKVVRTQSSRYQLEGRIKHGDVSLTILNVKKTDSGKYGCRIHVPGLFNDEKYYVHLIVKDAIIPTTWETTSMSSSTSEHETTGVFSTALTEAPGPTTPEPLVTTSSGLITSESQTTETSGVETSTTHESSSIVSSTNAPESSTIGLWLSDTTYETSYDNRESSSLENKDSVNASAVIVPVLLLLLALIVIAVILIWKRKKKTRVSVDITQNSETSVIYSNSGSSLGLYNRDMALENIFQIHPENEYEQWH; from the exons ATGATAGGAGACATTCCCAATATGGGTTGTGGTAATGAAATTATTGGAAGTGATGGAGATAAAGTGGTTAGGACACAATCATCCAGATACCAGCTGGAGGGAAGAATAAAGCATGGAGACGTGTCTCTGACAatcctaaatgtaaaaaaaactgacTCTGGCAAATATGGATGCCGAATACATGTGCCTGGACTGTTTAATGATGAGAAGTATTACGTCCACTTGATTGTTAAGGACG CCATTATTCCAACAACTTGGGAAACTACATCCATGTCGAGCAGCACATCTGAGCATGAAACCACAGGAGTTTTCAGCACTGCCTTGACAGAGG CACCTGGTCCAACCACACCAGAGCCTTTGGTAACCACTAGTTCTGGGCTTATAACCTCTGAATCACAGACCACTGAAACCTCAGGAG TGGAAACGAGCACAACACACGAGAGTTCTTCAATCGTCAGTTCAACAAATGCTCCTGAGAGCAGCACTATTGGATTGTGGCTCTCTGACACAACATACG aaacctcaTATGATAATCGTGAATCGTCCTCTTTGGAAAACAAGGATAGT GTAAATGCGTCAGCAGTGATTGTGCCTGTCCTCCTGTTACTGTTGGCTTTGATTGTCATTGCTGTCATTCTGATAT GGAAGCGCAAGAAGAAAACCAGAGTTTCGGTAGACAT AACCCAGAACTCGGAGACCTCTGTCATCTACAGTAACTCTGGCAGCAGTTTGGGCCTGTACAACAGAGATATGGCTCTGGAAAATATCTTTCAAATACACCctgaaaatgaatatgaacagTGGCATTAA